GGGGTTGGTGACCCTTTTTCAAGTTGCTTTTTGAGCAGAAAGGACTGTTAACCCAGCCCCACCCGTTCCTCTGGGGGACCGAGGAAGGCTGGGCGAAGATGGGGAGCGCGATCTCTTGCTGCGTGGCTGCCAGCCCCAAGCTCCGCAGAAACACCCACTCCAGGCTGGAGTCGGACCCGCACGAGTCCGAGCTGGGCAGGGAGGAGACGGGATGCAACCTGCAGCACATCAGCGACAGGGAGAACGTCGACGGTAATGACCATGAGGTGTTCAGGCTGTCCCCATGACGTGGGACAtaatgagaagagagagaacaaagtgATAAACTTATATAGTGCTGGGTGATGGAAGGGCGTGCAGCGCATATAGAAGGAATGGCTACAGTACAAAAATAGGAATTATTATAGCTACTCTAACTCTACATCAAAAATACAACCAAACGATATAAAACACGACatggttgagagagagagagagagagagagagagagagagagagagagagagactactGAATGTCATGTGGACGTCTGACATTAGAGACAAAAAGTAACACTGCTGAAATAGTGTAGGGACTGCTAGTGATGCTGTATGGGTTCTAAATACAACACAATGTCTAAAtacaatgtaataataatagcatTTATATGCAACTGTGGAAATTGTCTTTAACTTACTAAAACATTAAGAGTGAGCATTGAAGCTTTTTATGTGGAGGGCAAATATTTAGAGCACCATAatataatttcatttcattaatcCACATGTACTCATACCTCCTAActgaagttatctcaggacactttaagGGTAgactaggtctagaccacagaGCAGGCAGTTGGTGCAACAGTGGTGacaaaaaacttccttttaacgttattaaaataatgaaatcgTAAGCTGAACATTGAATACTAGATGCACTGTTAAGCACTATGGGaatattaaagaaatgtaatcaGCATGTTATATCTTGACGAGAGAGTGTAATTCCTAGAGTCACTATAGCCTACAAAATAAGTTATGATCATCAGTTTCTCATCTTGGATGATCCCTTGCTTGACCTCTGATCTCTATTAAATCTGCATATTTCTCAGATCCCGGAGATGTAGCTCCCGCCTCTGTTGACACTCAGCTCCCTGTAATATTGACGACCGACAGAAATACATATCTGCCATCAGTCGCCTGCAGCCAGACACATGGGAGAGTCATGTCCTCCCATGTGTCCTTACACAGCGATATGGAGCTGCAGACAACATCCTGCTCATGACGGCAGACTTTCTTTGTGCTGTTCTTTGTTTTCAGCTTGTGCGTGAAAGAACTATGGAgcgcatccccccccccccgttgaCACATGCTTATATGCATTACAATTGACCCATTCACACTGGAAAGTGTCTCCTAAATGGGTTGCTTATTTTCAGCCAACGGCCAACCATTACACAGAAATGAATTATCTCAGAAACTCTATACAATCCATTTACTTTTCTCCAGAAGTTGTATAGACTGTCACAGGCCAGCATGATCCACCACCAGAAAGGCAGTCTAATAATACTCATTGCCCACATAATGTATTTAGCTCTAGACTAATGATCGAGACCAGCTGGCGGGCTCctagttttgtacaaaacttACATTTTTGCATGCGTATATGCATGTAACACGGACCTGTTCATAAGAATACATTGACATTGGAGATGGTCTTGCTCTCCTTTAGTGCCAATTACACATGAAGAGACTATTAGGGCTCCTGGTAGTTGGTGCACTTTGCTGTACAGTGGGAAGCCTTCCATCCCACTAATTGCACTGTCAACGTGCTTTTTGTTGAGCAGTCATTTCCTCTTTACAACTTGAGGAGTGTATGCCACTTACGTGCTGTATGCCACTTGTGATTGCAATTAACTGGAGTACTTTGTATTATGGCGATTGTTTATAATGTTATCATGGGTCCAGTATCCCGGGCAGGGCTGCCGTATCTTTGGAAACATAACATAGCCAAGTGGAACATATTTTGTTCTCCTTACAAATGTTTTGCATCATTCCTTTAATGGGATGCATGCTGCCGGAGTGGGAAGCCAGATGCAATCCTACCAGagtagaaaaaagtgacatgaaGAAGCTTCTTAAACAGATTGTTGGCGGTGGACCAACGCTTCCTGTCGGGGATAAAGACGCCCCGTGCTGAGAGGCCGTCTGTCTCGGTGGTGAGGTGGTTGAAATCAGAGCGTGTCTAATGTGTCGGCTCTATTATGAGTTCACAGACAGTGTGATGGAGATTAGTGGGCTTCATTATGATCTGCACCAtcagaaaaaagtctttgcccCCCAGAGAAAAGCCCAGAGAGGCAGCTGGGAGCCTGGGTCCGAGCAGATAAGAGAAGCCCCCAGGGACACGTGATTGGCAAGAATTAACGCCTCAATTTGGAGTGTGACGCGCTGCTTTCAAAGACATTGAATGGGCTGGCTTACGTGTGTTACACAGTTAGTAATACTTACATTAAATGTCTTAGGATACCTTGACAGATGTTTTCGCACCACGCCTTCACAGCAGACAGTCGTCACTCTCAGTGTGGACTGTTACGTCACAATTGGAGTCCTGAAATAAGCTCCCAGCACCCTCTGTTTTAAGAACAGATAATCGCTTCAATCCATAACACCATCATTTGACTGGCCTGGGGCCTTGATGCACATCCAGAACTAAACCACTGGATAGAGTTTTAGAAAAGAGCTTAGTTTGGGAGAATTAAGGTTTCTGCTGTTTTGCATAGCTCTCATATTTCTGTTGAGAGTTGCAGTTATGTTGGAGAGAGATTCTGTCAGCATGTGTAGTCATCCTTTGGAGCTTTTCTGAAGATACGTACCTTGGTGAAGTTCGTAAAGATGGTCACATCTTTGTCACATGTGCTCTtctaaaatatatgaataagGACGTTGCAAGACAAATTGGGCCGTGTGGATATGAGATATAGATATTTTCCTCTGCaatctgtttatttaaagagatacaaatatgcaaatttctttctttgtttccttttatttagagcagctgaagagagacaggaaggatgggagagagggggggggggtgacatgcagcaaagggctccAGGTTGGATTCGAACCCAGGTCCCTAACAGGGACCCTAGCGTGATTTATGGTACTGCGTTAAATCTACACCGTGGCTATGTACGTGTGAACGTGGAGAAACCGATCCTACGCCTGACATGCACTTCTCAAAAAATGTGACTAcgtgtgtcccccccccccccccccccccccccccccccccccccccccccccccccctccccaaactcatttcctggttctccttctccatcaacaacaggaaatcaaggagagggttaacttctcctgctgcAGGTGTCCCACCGaggtcagaaagaacaggggagacactttgttacTCTCATTAGGACTCTAGAGTCCCTAGTCATATCTGAAGATgatcactgtcactctctctctcactctaccacacactccccacacacacacacacacaccggcccTGCCACTCTCTTGTACTTAGTAATCGCACACACCAACACCCacgtataaacttcaggccacttactgTACACAGGCTACGGAGAAAGCTCTGCGTGGCGCCTCCCCAGCAGTCAGACCTGAGCCTATATggtctaccaggtgagctagaggctcccaaataaatatgtctttttgaaagtttttttttcaataactaaaatatgtctaaaaatatacattaatatgaatCCAACTTAAATAGCAAAGACTAATTGGTGAAATTAggttagtaaaaaaaactataggtaaggtagccaCCATGGTAGCCATACAGTTAACCATAGGGAGTCACTGGGCCTATCCACATATAACATTCAAACATGATGCATTAATAATAAGCATTTCATTTGATCCATTCTGCCCGGTtatgcaactccactgtataGGCAGTTGGGGGTCCCTACTGGGTCTCTCGTTCTTAATGGGTTCTAATGGGCCTAAGAAAATGTTAGAGACCCCTGCCATAGGGGTACATGGAACAGGGTCCAACTGGAAACCGcaaacatgaatttaaatgttgaCAAGTTGGCATAGAGTATGATGTTATAGACGAGAAATTCAGTATATGGAGCGACACCAATGGAGGTAgaagagggatggagagagagagagagagagggagagagacagagagagagagctgttaTGTGATCTGTGGCTTTCATTGACAAAGCTCTCTGTGTTTCATCCTGAGATGACTGTTGTCTCAGTGAGGCATCATGCATCAGCTGATGCTCTTATATTTAAGTACAGTGGTGAACTATTTTACAGCGGTTCCTTCttgagcttagcgccgcccaattGATGATTGATCGATTTAACCCTAATTGGGCATGTTGCTGTTGGGTTAGAGTTGAAAGGACTACTGGTGGGCAAGAATATCATGGTTTCAAATAAGGAATTGGACGAGAGGTGATGAGCTGTGGCAGGATGAGAGGCCTGCTAACAGACCAGCAGCACACTGAGCTAGTCAGGGGAAGAGAAGATGTTGTCACGACAGAAACACTTCCCCATGCTTCAAATCTTAATGTAAACACACGTGCACATTTAAATTCAGTGTCTCATTCATACTGCACGGTACCCCACCCCCAACTCCTCTtccgtatttttttttttaaatcagctgcTCCTCATCTGCTCAGAGCTGGCACATCAAACAGGTCCTGCGCGGTTATCCTTTTCATCAGGATCACAGCAAAAGTACACAATTGGGAGTCACATGCACGGCAGAGGACAGCGGTGTGAAAACAAGTGAGGGATTTACAGTATTTGACCAAGCCAGATCTGCCATTTAGTACTTTACGGAGCAACACAGTgcatacagaagaaaaaaagatatttaaagatCACACATTACTGTTTCCAACTGTGTGGTTTCGTGGCCATTATAGCGATTTGAAAGTGTGGTCCAGGGGGAATAAAGCAATATAAGCATTGTacattttgatgaaaaaaaacacactaaatcCTAAATCAATGGCCAGAAACCAGAAAACTGAGGCTTCTTTCGTCTCCCTTTGTTTGTGAGGGAATATTCCTTAAAGGGTCAGGGTCTTCACAGCAGGAGAGGGTCTTTGATCTGTTGAGTATTAATGAGGGAGTCATTTTATAGTACCGTCCACACCGAGACCACCCCATTTCATTAATTATCACTTCAGAAAGGCCCGCTGGCTTTGAGCTGCCGGGGCAGAAAACACTTTAAAGACAATCTGATCTACATTAATAAGGGAGTGTGTTGGGTTACAAGACCCATCCAAACCAAAACTACTTTCACACCCACACAAGCCAGACACACAGTTGGAAACAGTAATGTGTGATCTTTAAAGatctactttttcttcttctgtttgcacTGTGTTGCTCTGTAAAGTGCCTAGTGGCAGATCTGGCTGTGCCTGGGCCTTCCCAGAGAAAGTCCCTCTCTCCCCCAGGATGGGGCATGTGTGTGCAGGTCACCTGTGTTTGTTTAGGCTGGGTTCGTTACCACTCAGGATCTGAGTGTGTGGggctgtttatgtgtgtgtgtgtgtgtgtgtgtgtgtgttgaaacaGTATAAGGGGGGTTAGGATAACATCCTCCTGTGTGACGGGGGTGACATGATAATGAAGATGGAACAAATGTGCAACACTAGCAGGAGGGTTGAACAGTCagctagaattttttttaactgacatTATTAATCTCTTACTGACCTAAATGCCTTTATATTGCAGTAGTCATAATTTAAATTGTCTAAATCCGAAATCAACCAATGTCATCTAAATAGACTTCTAGAATTATGATTGGGTGAATCCATATTCCTCTCAACCAGATTGTCCCCATGAAGCATTCAGAAACAGAGCTTCCTCaaagtaaagcactgtaattcATATGTATTTCATGTATTCATCATTNNNNNNNNNNNNNNNNNNNNNNNNNNNNNNNNNNNNNNNNNNNNNNNNNNNNNNNNNNNNNNNNNNNNNNNNNNNNNNNNNNNNNNNNNNNNNNNNNNNNNNNNNNNNNNNNNNNNNNNNNNNNNNNNNNNNNNNNNNNNNNNNNNNNNNNNNtaaaacaacacaggactcttaccacccaggagaccggggattgtgTCCTGCGCGTCAcatttcctaaacctaaccacggctttcttcttctcctaaacccaactgcctcgttcttcttctcctaagcCCAACTGCctcgttcttcttctcctaaacccagcCATCCCGTTTTTCCCGCGCGTCATGGAAACAaaagcccacccacgaccttttccttaacctaattGCGTCAAAGTGACGCCATTAGTCCCGAGAAAGAGCACGTAGATCAGATGTAAAGGAGAattttagcgtcaataacaacgccAAAGGCCCCTGACCCGACATCTATGATCATCTGATGGaacattacacagtttcagaaacatttaaggTACATAAAGTCACTTTAAATAAAGGATTTGAaaactttttccaccactggctAGGACCAAACAAAGAGCTTAAAGAGGCAAGTTGAAAAGAAATATCTAAAGCAttgtttaaagttaatttgagCCATTGCAGATATAACTGGACCCGTTGTAGTTCTGTACAGTGTCAGTTTCCACTGCCTGATCTAGAAGTCAGACAGAACTGTGAAAGAGCTTTGATGGTCAGACCTAACGTTAAGAATTGTGGGAAAATGGACAGGACTGATGCTTCCTCAAAACCAAACTGTGGTAACCGATAGCAGCCCCGTGTTGCTGAGACTGCAACATTTAAGGATAGAGATGCTAACGCAGCAAGATGcttcaaaaaaacagacagagaattCAAACCACATACAATGCTGCTAAATCCAACACTTGTCCTTCAGCAGCCCTGTGCTGCATGCCAGACTAGGGTTGAGCAAAATGTAGATACAAATGTAAGGAGGGGTGATGGTGGGGTGGGGTGTGGTGTGGTGGGTGGGGGGATCAGGATGCCTTTTGGGCATCACtgtacagaaagctgagtttgttctgaataTTTTAATATGAAGTACACGGGGATAAGGTTACATGCAAAGTCGCCTAAAAGGAgatttaagacaatatctaaaAATGCTcttagacctcagagggttaattaTCATTCGCCTTACTATTGAAACTAATCaatcaaacattgaaaacaataaGAGGTTATTGAAAACAGTAGTGGTGCAGGAGCAAGGTGCGCCTGTTGTTAATCCATTATGTAAGAGCAGTAAGGCCCACAGGTAGGCCGGTCAGCTGATTGGTTGGTCGAGCTTCTCTCGTTTCACGGTGCAGCCGCGGAACACGAGTCTTCGTTAAAGTTTACTTGAGGTGCTGAATATCACATATCAACACTCGACACCAGCTGCTGTGCATTCTGGGAATTCCATTGGGTAGGCCTGTATTTACATATTGACAAGATATTTACGGGATTACAAGATATTTACTTCTtgtatttatctgttttatttgtgttgaacATTGTATATTTGTAccctttatgtactgtacatatttagtTTTGTGTCAGAACTAGGAATGCTAGAGTGGATCTGCCATGTGTAAGCGTCCAGACACGAAAATAAACTCTAATAAactaaattcattcattcatacagaAGAAGTACTTCAGTTTCCGTTACTTGCATTGAAGATGACTGCAGTGTTGTGCCTCTGATCACTGTTGCTATTTCCCAAAGTGACACTGTATGCTTTGTGTTTGGACAGAGTTATGTAAGGAGTACAATCCGTCGGAGCATCCGCGGGCCAGCACCATATTCCTCAGCAAGTCCCAGAACAACGGTGAGTGTCACATTCACAGGAATCAACCCATTCATCAGTttgaaaattgtctttttaatgcGAACTAGATTTGCAACCAGGATCACCTAGTTAGCATGTATGCATAGGAATCACTCGtcatgaaaagagagagagaaatatagaGAATATAAATATAGGTATTTCTGTAGGAGCGGGGATCCCAGAGCAGTTTCTTTGTGGCCGGCTGATGTCCGCTAATTTATGCCGTTGCCCAAAGGCATCTGACTGAGAGCATAAGCAtcctgtggggggggggtcataatGAGCATGAGCATGAATTATTGTTTCTCTCAGAGGCCTCGGGACAAACAGGACAACAACATTTGTGAGGTTGAAGTATAAAGATTCCATGTAATAAATGCAATTCCCCTTATAAGTTGAATATTGTCACACAGATATTAGATATTATTTTGCACCATATCtgaaattaaaccttttttctgcAAAGGGTTCTTCATTCAGAGAATTTGTGTTAAACATTCGGTcatttgcaaacaaacaaagaatgaATGATATTAAGTGGATAAATAAgcatttgaaatgaatgagcGTCCCATTTTGGATCAGAAACAGAAAGGGTTTGTTAGCCATGCAGCTGGTCACAGGTTACGTATCTCTGTGAGCTGAGAGATTGTTGAGTCCCAAAGACGCAATGCTCTCCAGTATGTTCCAACGTGTTAGAAAAATCTGGGCCCTATTTTATTGGTATAAGCAGGTGGCGTTTAGAGCGTGTATGAATGCATCTTTAGAATAGAGGATCTTGGGTATCTCATGATCCCTTCAGGGGCCCTGATTGCATCAATTAATTTCACAAGCAAGTTAAATAGAACCAATAAgtatcaattcaattcagttcgtTTAAGAAGGGGATAGTGCAAATTTATTTAAACGtatcaatatacagtacatgggtAAAAAATACCAGAATTGGCCCTCGatgttaaaaaggttttttgaaaGAACACAGGACAAAACATGACACAGTCCTCCCCCAGGGAAGTTTTTAGGCATCAAAGACTTCATTTCCTGTATTCTGACACACAGTTAAGCACCATTTTAAAGTGGAAATACCTTCATTTAGCCTACatgaagatgaaaaacacagatggaatttttaaatatataaaaaatataatggaaagtatgttgttgcgGGTCAATGGGCTATTTAAAGTGggtggaaatcctggagctttcttagtgggtacCTAcgtatcacgtagactacaccagTGGGACAAgagcattcatttatttagcttattcttttttttaacgtaaAATATTTTGTGTCTTGTACTTTAAGGAAGTTGgttgaaataaaaccatttattcattcattcattcaaaatggTGGTGACATTGCTAATGCTTACTGAATGTTGTAGCTCATCCTATACCACATATGACATCATCCGAGATATTCGATATATTTGATATCTATGGCTTATGTTAAGCATCTGCTGTGGTGACAGTACGGTGTCTGGCTCCTCTTTGTTTCAGAGGCGCCCTGCAGGGATGGTGAGTGGTCCTGAGAGACGGGACTCCGTCTCCCTCTACTGGCGTAACGCCACCCTGTCTTCTGTCTGTTGAAGCTCTGGTCGCTCGGCTTTCTAACGTTTACCGCTCAACTCTGGCAGCTTTGGTTCTCTGTGTTACAGTTAGCCTAGGAAAGTTGTGTTTTGGCTTCTTGTGCATACAGCGTGTGTTTCTGGCTGATAGCTGCTGGGttcagttttttgtctttttgctgctgttgaaaagaaatgtcatgATAAACCTTGCTTTCTGTCTTTAGTGCGAGATAAACGAAAAAGCCTCTTCATCAACAATGTAAGTGGACATTTCTCTCTCGACAAATCAAAACCATGTCATGTTAAAACTCACATTTACCAGTGATTTGTTGCTATGGGCCTTTGTCACATTGAAAGGACTGAATGTTGTGTTCACAGGAACCTGGAAATGTAATTTCTCACATTGTGAGGTTGCATGTTGCTGATTGTCATTCCCACTGTGCATGACACCCTGGCATGCTTTATGTGGGTCAGAGAAAACATGTACACTCTAataacagttgtgtgtgtgtgtgtgtgggtgtttgtgtgtctgtgtgtatgtgtgtgtgtgcgtgcgcaagtgtgtgtgtgcctttggatgtgtgtctgtgattgtgtgtgtgtgtgtttgtgtgtgtgcgcaagtgtgtgtgtgcctgtggatgtgtgtcttcggttgtgtgttgtgtgtgtgtctgtggttgtgtgtgtgtgtgtgtgtgtgtctctgtggttgtgtgtgtgtgtgtgtgtctgtggttgtgtgtgtgtgtgtgtgtgtgtgtgtgtgtgtgtgtggttgtgtgtgtgtgtgtgtgtgtgtgtgtgtgtgtgcagcatggAACTCTGAGGCGTAAATTCAGCTCCTGCTCCACCATCTTCCTCGACGACAACACCGTCAGCCAGCCCAACCTCAAATACACCATCAAATGGTAAAAGCATGGTAGAAACTGTCTCTCACATAGGAAGATATATTATTTATCATCTACAGATCTGTCATATTTAAACCATATTAAAACCTGTATCATTTGTTCTCTTTACAGTGTAGCACTGGCCATTTACTACCACATCAAAAACAGGTGGGGATTCTCAGTCAGTGTGTGGACAACCTACTCCATCTgaaaagtgtcctgagataggATATAACATTATAATAGCAATGTATGAAACTTGAATTGAAATTCAAAGACATATTCTGTATagattgttttccttttctaattctttttttgtgtaaagttAATTGCTGCAATCTGATATTTGGATTGTCTGAACAAGACGATAGAATAAAGGAGCAGTACATGttatgaaaaagagaaatatgttCTTCTTATTTAGTTGCACTACCAAAAACTAGATTGAACATTTTGTCACttccaaattaaataaatgtggattttGATTAAGTTGACTTAgtattaaataaacaagaatTACTGctgctgatgaaaaaaaaacataagctaTATTCTACAGAAGAAGATTATGGCCACATGTGTAAAAATATTCTTAATATCTGATTTTAGTAATAAGAAGTCTGAGAATTAAGTCAGAGTTCTGAGATTAGGCtcatatttctgatttaaatttaGAACTCATCTccattttttcacaatttgccctaatcctcttccataAAAACATCTGTAGTTGAGCCTATAAACATATTTCCACCATCTATCCTAtgtatttatatcttttttgcTACAATAGTGACACAGATCTTATAAATGAAATCCACTATCTAACGTTCTTCTCATGCAGGGACCCAGAAGGAGGGATGCTGCTAGATATATTTGATGAGAAGCTTCACCCTCTTTCAGTAAGACATCATCAGTTATATAACACATTCAGCTCAAAAACATGTTCCTCCTTCTAACGTGTTGGGTCagaatattgtgtttttctgtaatgtgtgtgtgtagtcactGTGCTTTTTAATTTCCCTACTTATGTCCTTTCCTTAACTCTTCCTTCTACCTTTAAACCCATATCTTGCCCCCCTTTGTCCACCTCTTTTCTTCCATCTCCTCCCCTAGAAATCCGAGGTGCCGCCGGACTACGACCACCACGACCCGGAGCAGAAGCAGATCTACCGGTTTGTCCGGACGCTGTTCAGTGCCGCTCAGCTCACTGCTGAGTGTGCCATCGTCACCCTGGTAAGAGGATTTTACGTCCTCCAGTTACCTCCCCTGTCTCTGCTTTGGCTGGCAGCCACCTCAAGCTGccctgctgcacacacactcactacaGTTATACTCAAACAGAGTCACACACTTTATTCACTACTTTGACTTGGttaaacctgcagaaaccctgcgCAGCGCGgctgaggaaggtctggcaatgggagaaCACTTCCTGCCTTACTTTCCAACCCCTTTTTAGGAATGTCTGCTTTATCCATGCTGTTGTGCAGGTCTACCTGGAGAGGCTCCTGACCTATGCAGAGATTGACATCTGTCCGGGGAACTGGAAGAGGATTGTT
The window above is part of the Etheostoma cragini isolate CJK2018 chromosome 12, CSU_Ecrag_1.0, whole genome shotgun sequence genome. Proteins encoded here:
- the LOC117954791 gene encoding cyclin-Y-like isoform X1 translates to MGSAISCCVAASPKLRRNTHSRLESDPHESELGREETGCNLQHISDRENVDELCKEYNPSEHPRASTIFLSKSQNNEAPCRDVRDKRKSLFINNHGTLRRKFSSCSTIFLDDNTVSQPNLKYTIKCVALAIYYHIKNRDPEGGMLLDIFDEKLHPLSKSEVPPDYDHHDPEQKQIYRFVRTLFSAAQLTAECAIVTLVYLERLLTYAEIDICPGNWKRIVLGAILLASKVWDDQAVWNVDYCQILKDITVEDMNELERQFLELLQFNINVPSSVYAKYYFDLRSLSETNDLSFPLEPLSRDKAQKLEAISRLCDDRYKDVRRAARKRSASTDNLCGIRWVPAILS
- the LOC117954791 gene encoding cyclin-Y-like isoform X2; amino-acid sequence: MGSAISCCVAASPKLRRNTHSRLESDPHESELGREETGCNLQHISDRENVDELCKEYNPSEHPRASTIFLSKSQNNVRDKRKSLFINNHGTLRRKFSSCSTIFLDDNTVSQPNLKYTIKCVALAIYYHIKNRDPEGGMLLDIFDEKLHPLSKSEVPPDYDHHDPEQKQIYRFVRTLFSAAQLTAECAIVTLVYLERLLTYAEIDICPGNWKRIVLGAILLASKVWDDQAVWNVDYCQILKDITVEDMNELERQFLELLQFNINVPSSVYAKYYFDLRSLSETNDLSFPLEPLSRDKAQKLEAISRLCDDRYKDVRRAARKRSASTDNLCGIRWVPAILS